In one window of Henckelia pumila isolate YLH828 chromosome 1, ASM3356847v2, whole genome shotgun sequence DNA:
- the LOC140866340 gene encoding uncharacterized protein, which translates to MEAGSGSGNFSFLGSCRYAKGLYLISISNGATLLEIFQSLGRKCNAINPELTVLQYIAPHEKIAVTLNEDDDVRNMINLHICLKLNMISLRAVAKDDQSQGNINAKRFDFDDDVSTDGGHELEVCTLSNSVDSWVNCIRGDGQTFKDAAEFRICLKNYAIATRKSFSYRKNESEKILVVCSEEKYQWKIYVSKHKSDNSFGIRKCNLSHSCGDDNLRTRDHPKANASWVANLVKEKLRGEPSYRPCTMMKDLQRDYGVELEYHRVWAGKEMAMHDIHGTDEGSYDKLRWYCQNVKETNPGSFVECEIDPMTQKFRRLFICFHACLVGFISGCRPLIFLDGTHIKNKYKGCLLVTVAKDANDDIFTLAYAVVDAENDSNWEWFCYHLKNVLASQYIMVFHRYTFFSDRHPGLIKAIQSVFPGSYHSYCLRHLVDNFVKQVLRRYPLHNKKHWSSVLKKAAYTPLRHEFTQHIKSITDSMPLAQDFLVSSSPENWANSLFLGERWGVINNNIVESWNNWVKPARHLPIVAMVDNIRIQIMTMMQQRREKTLEMTRELSPRKQKDVSIAYGKSRTLKVLKSCGSQFEIVDGDKTFAVDLNSWVRATTNPIPTSDMNEGYLDDGLTIYAPTTRSQPGRRRTKRIPSQVEQRVKKHKSLLNQESSSECCGKRATRSGGIL; encoded by the exons ATGGAAGCCGGATCTGGGAGCGGTAATTTTTCATTTCTTGGAAGTTGCCGCTATGCCAAAGGTCTTTATTTGATTTCAATTTCTAATGGTGCAACTCTATTGGAGATATTCCAGAGTCTAGGACGAAAATGTAATGCTATTAATCCTGAATTAACGGTATTGCAATACATAGCACCTCATGAGAAGATTGCAGTGACTCtgaatgaagatgatgacgtCCGAAACATGATAAACCTTCATATTTGTTTGAAATTGAATATGATCAGTTTGAGAGCAGTTGCAAAAGATGATCAGAGTCAGGGTAACATAAATGCTAAAAG GTTTGATTTCGATGATGACGTTTCTACGGACGGAGGTCACGAGCTTGAAGTTTGCACTTTAAGCAATTCTGTCGATTCTTGGGTTAATTGCATACGTGGTGACGGCCAAACATTTAAAGATGCTGCAGAATTCAGGATTTGTCTTAAAAACTATGCTATTGCCACAAGAAAGTCATTTTCTTATAGGAAAAATGAAAGTGAAAAGATCTTAGTTGTTTGCAGCGAAGAAAAATATCAGTGGAAAATTTATGTCTCAAAACATAAATCTGACAATTCATTCGGCATAAGAAAATGCAACTTAAGCCATAGTTGTGGGGACGATAATTTGCGAACTAGAGATCATCCTAAAGCTAATGCATCTTGGGTAGCTAACTTGGTGAAGGAGAAGTTAAGGGGAGAGCCATCATATCGTCCATGTACAATGATGAAGGACCTTCAAAGAGATTATGGTGTAGAACTTGAGTATCATAGAGTTTGGGCAGGCAAAGAAATGGCAATGCATGATATTCATGGGACTGATGAGGGATCGTATGATAAGTTGCGATGGTATTGTCAAAATGTTAAAGAAACAAATCCCGGGAGTTTTGTTGAATGTGAAATTGATCCGATGACACAAAAATTTAGACGATTGTTCATATGTTTTCACGCATgtcttgttggttttattagTGGTTGTCGGCCATTAATATTTTTGGATGGAACTCACATTAAGAACAAGTACAAAGGATGTTTATTAGTCACTGTGGCCAAGGATGCAAACGATGATATTTTTACACTGGCATATGCAGTTGTGGATGCAGAAAATGATTCTAACTGGGAATGGTTTTGCTACCATTTAAAAAATGTCTTGGCATCCCAATACATCATGGTATTCCATAGGTATACTTTTTTCTCTGATCGACATCCTGGATTGATCAAGGCAATTCAATCTGTGTTCCCTGGTAGTTATCATTCTTATTGTCTGAGACATCTGGTCGATAACTTCGTCAAACAG gtgTTGCGTAGGTATCCTCTCCATAACAAAAAACATTGGTCTTCTGTCTTGAAAAAAGCAGCTTACACCCCATTAAGACATGAGTTTACTCAACATATAAAAAGTATAACTGATTCAATGCCGCTCGCCCAAGATTTTCTTGTGAGCTCATCCCCAGAAAATTGGGCCAATTCTTTGTTTTTGGGTGAGCGATGGGGTGTCATCAACAATAATATTGTTGAAAGCTGGAACAATTGGGTAAAACCTGCGCGCCATCTACCTATTGTGGCTATGGTAGATAATATACGCATTCAAATAATGACCATGATGCAGCAAAGACGAGAAAAAACATTGGAGATGACACGAGAACTAAGTCCAAGAAAGCAGAAGGATGTGTCGATTGCATATGGTAAATCTCGAACCTTAAAGGTTCTCAAGTCTTGTGGATCTCAGTTTGAGATTGTAGATGGGGACAAAACTTTTGCAGTGGATTTAAATTCATG ggtacgggctactacaaatccCATTCCAACATCTGACATGAATGAGGGATATCTCGATGACGGACTTACCATTTACGCTCCTACAACCCGTAGCCAGCCAGGACGTAGAAGGACTAAGCGAATACCTTCTCAAGTTGAACAACGTGTGAAAAA GCACAAGAGTTTACTAAACCAAGAAAGTAGCAGTGAATGTTGTGGAAAAAGAGctacaagatctggtggcattttgtga